The Planctomycetia bacterium DNA window TGCCGCCACGCCTCAACCCACCGTAGCGCCGCGACAACAGCTTCAGTTTCCCTATCAACCTTAGCGCAGATCACCTTCGCTCATGGATCCCCGAGTTGCCAAAATCGTTCAGGGCGTTTCGCTGGGAATGGGGGCATGGTGCTTGCTGCGCTTTCTGGACCGCGTCGACGGGCGACTATCGGTCATCCTGGTCGCGATCTGCTGCCTGAATGTCGCTACGGTATGGCTGCTGCATTTTCAGCGGTCGCTGATCGGCAAGTATTTTCCTCAGCCTGGCATCAAGCAGTATGTCACGTTGGTCTGCCGGACGATCGACGAACAGCCGCCTGTCGAGCACGTTGACCACGGGCGGCAGGATGAGCTTTGCTTGAAGACACTGGAAGAGTTTGGCATTGCGGGCTTTCGCGCGAAGCAAGTCGTGCGCGGTCACGACGGCTTGCTCGACGACGCCTTTTGCCGGATCCGCGAAGCTGTGATTCTGCGGAGGCGCCGCGTGGATCGCGGCTCTATGCCGCCGCTGGCGACCTTTTTATTAGCGGGAGGCCAAGGAACGGGGCGCGCCTATCTGGCCCGCGTCGTCGGCAAACTGCTCTATCGAACGGGGGAGACGCTGATCGTTCCTTGCGACAAAGCGGACGTGGCCTCGACGTTCGGAGCGAACGGATTGGCGGGCGACATCGTCAACGCCGTCCGCAAGCAGCCTTACCAGGTCCTGGTATTTGATGCGATCGACGCGGCGACCGCCGAGTTTCTCGATCACCTGTTGCCGATTGTCAAGTTCGGCAACTACCGCGTTGGGAAACAGGACGTTTCATTTCAACACACCGTCATTTTCCTGACGTGCAGCAAAGGCGTTTCATCGCTCCGGGCGTTAGTGGAGCGTTCGTACGGCGACAAGGCCTGGCACCAGAAGGCCATCGAAGCGTTGACATCCGAGACGGCGTTGAATCAGGACCTGCTGAGCGCCGTCTCGGACATTCTCGTCGGCGAGCCGCTGTCGGACGTTACCAAGGCGGAAGTGATCGCGTTGGCGATGAAACAGGAAGCCCAAGCGCACGGCGTCGCGCTCGTCAGCGTGGCGCCGGAGATTCTCGCGACAGAAGTCGGCCACCTGAACGACTCCACGGGTTTCGCGACGTTGCCGGAGCGCATCCGGAAGATCATGCATCGGCCGCTGGTGGCGGCGGCCCAACAAGAACGCACCTCGATGTCGCTTGGATACTCGCGGCGCGTCGAGGCCACAATGGAAGCTCATCATGAATCAAGTCTCCGATCCGCTTGACATTACCGACCGGGAACAGCTCTTGAAGCTGCTGAACCAGCAGCGCAAGGGGCAAGCGCGCATCATCGACGAGCGCGAAATGCGCGAATCGCTGAAGCAGCGAGTCCGCGGGCAGGACCATATCGTCGACCATTTGTCGAACTTCATCCGCTTGCAATGGGGCAAGGAACGTCGCGGAAAGCCGATCGCCAATATCCTGTTCGTCGGGCCGCCGGCGACCGGCAAGACCGAGCTGGCGAAGGCTCTTGCCGAGTACCTCTTCGAGGACGAAAAGAACATGCTGCGATTCGATTGCAGCGAGTTTTCGGGAGCCGAGGCGAAGACTCGATTGATCGGCACGCCCAGCGGTTACGTGGCGTCCCCTCAGGGCGGTCAGTTGACGCGCCCGATGCTGTCCAATCCCAAGCGGTTGGTCCTCTTCGATGAAATCGAAAAGTCGTACGCCGGAATCTTCGACCTGTTCCTTTCGCTGATGGGCGAAGGGCGCCTCACGGAGCAGGGTTCTGGCAAGACGGCGGACTTTACGCAATCGGTCGTCGTGCTCACCAGCAACGCCCAGCATGACGCCATCAGCGCGTTGACCACGCAGATCGAAGACGCCTTCGAGCTTGGCCAGGCGGTGCGTTCCGTACTGCGCGATTCACAAACATTTCGACCGGAAATCATTAGCCGGTTCGACCAGGTGTACGTCTTCAAACCTCTGGAAGGGATCGTGAACGCGGAAATC harbors:
- a CDS encoding AAA family ATPase, with protein sequence MNQVSDPLDITDREQLLKLLNQQRKGQARIIDEREMRESLKQRVRGQDHIVDHLSNFIRLQWGKERRGKPIANILFVGPPATGKTELAKALAEYLFEDEKNMLRFDCSEFSGAEAKTRLIGTPSGYVASPQGGQLTRPMLSNPKRLVLFDEIEKSYAGIFDLFLSLMGEGRLTEQGSGKTADFTQSVVVLTSNAQHDAISALTTQIEDAFELGQAVRSVLRDSQTFRPEIISRFDQVYVFKPLEGIVNAEIAALKIAKAAREYGVEIEFIDPGIVFQIMELADAAKDTRELARLVDIRLGDLLLRAREAGEKSVRIELGSDGQPRLAK